From the genome of Anopheles funestus chromosome 2RL, idAnoFuneDA-416_04, whole genome shotgun sequence:
TCAGCAGCAGTAGAAgttgtttggtttgctgcTAATAGAAAAGTTTAATCTCTTTGCCCAATTTTGCTACCATTTCCGTTTCCATTATTTTGCTCCCGAAAAGGTAAAAACCGTGTCGATGCCGTTAATCTCATGGTGCACGTGCTCAACTCCATCATTATGCTAATTGATCTAACCATCGTCGGACATCCGATCAAGCTCAACCATGCGTACTGGACGACCGGTATCGGGGTGGCCTACGCGCTGTTCTCCATCGTCTATTACTTGGCAGGCGGAACGGACAGGTAAGGTTCATTCACAGGTGTCCCCCGACCCTCCATCTCGCTGAAATAAAAGTATTAGAACGCCTGTATCCACTGTGCACATCCTCCCGGCCATAGTGTACAATTTGTGGCGGATTAATTAGACTGTCAATTGCGTTTGCTATTTTGCACCTCTCATGGGATATATGGTTGGATGATTCCCAGCCAATTTCATGTGTGTTTGGCTGAATAAATTATGCCATAAAGCAAGTGGCAGCACGGCGTTGAACCAGAGTGCTAGAACTTTTGCCCCCTCCATACACTACGTGTACTGTGCGAATAGTGCATTAATATTTGAGCAAAGTTTTGCCCATCTTCGGGAAGTTTGCTTACAATGCGATCCGATGTAGATTAGCAAGAAGGCTAAAGATATGTGCTGCATTCGGGTAACGAATGATGGCAAACCATTTATTTTGCACTCATGAAGATGAAGAGCAAAATTAATCAAGCTTCCATTATTCCCAAGATGGTGATAATTGTTTGCCAACGATTTAGTGCAGTGTactatatgtttttttttttgagaattgctattaaattgcttttattttcttttatgattGCACAGCTATCAGAAGATGTGTTTTTAGAAtgtttaaataagaaaaatatttacttttaattttaaattattaaattttaaaacacatatttcatatttggtATGAGGATTGAAAAATATGAATGATATGaataatgtgaaaaataatagcaaaattTGCATAAGATTGTATAATTATTAATCTAATTTTAAAGCTTgcttatttataaatttgttcgtatttgtaataattgtttaataacACTGTGTTAACTAAtaagtgttttaaaattaacttaTTGGTGTAAAGGCAACTAATTTATTTGTGAGCTCAAAAAAccttttactaaaaaaatgtttttttttatgtacccAGAAATTGTCTCCCATTTTTTAATGTCTCTTTAATATGCGTTTATCTAACCTTCCCACCAGACACAACGATTCCAGCATCTACAAAATGCTCGACTGGACCAAGCCGGGCAAATCGATCGTCATCTGTGCGCTCGGCATCTTTGCCGTGTTTCTGATGCACTTCCTCTGCTACTGCCTGTACTGTCTTCGGGTGTGGCTGTACGCCCGCGTCTGCGTCCAGGGTAACAACAGCAAATCGAGCAGCCACGAGAAGATCACCTCCATCACGCGAACACTCTCCTCGATGGAGGAAGCACAGCGGGAAAACTTCCTCAATCCGACCGCCGTCGTCGATCTGAAGTGAGCAGctgggggttttgtttttgtggagGGATTGCGCTAACGCCGAAATGAGCCGAATGCACCAGTGCACAAACTACCCATACTTCGTCCTATTTTCATTTCCTACACTTACATCCCTCACCTTCCTGGGATCTTCCTTAAAACCACACTCCCCGATTCGTACCTTGAATGTATAtgcgcgcgtgtgtttgtattgttGGGTACCATTTTGGCAAGAAGCTCAACCTCATATTGTTCTGaagacaagaaacaaaaaatcatatctctttctctctgtttctctctctctcttcttttccCTTTCATCACAAAATCGCACGCTTTCCGTCATCTACGAAGAGAGTCGCGCCATGATGGACGTGGCTCGCGCCAGGTGGCCTCCTTACGCTAGTGCACTTTGCTCGACCAATATTACCACACAAGAGTTAACAGCGATCCGAACGGCGGGCATACGGTGTGATGGTGCTCGTGCGCTTTACTTTGGGATTTTCCGTTTTGCATTTACCGGGGGGATgtgtttttaatcaaaaaaaaaaaaaattgtatagtTGTACTAAGGAtcgcagaaacaaaacaaaaaaacccgatcgTATGATAGTATCGTGAGAAGCAACGTAGAGCGCATAGCAGATACCTGatcggtgtttttttgggcCAACCCAGGTCGGCAGAATTCGGAATTCAATTTGTCTTGCTCCTTTCAAAGGACACGCAACTAGAGGTACGCAGGCGGGCAATGCATGGCGTATGGTAAGGTGATTTCAATACTCGCATTTAAAGTATTTCCGTTCAGTTTGTTGTAAGTTTAGGTAGTGAATTAATTTACCAAACCATATCCTGTGTGTTATTGCCAAATTGCCGTACGTTGGTGATTACGTTCGTTCgttggaaaaacgaaacaaaatatgaaattccaacaaagaaaaaacaaacaaaaaaacattccgaTATAGTATACCTCTCTAAAAGAAAGTAACGATTCCTCgcttttgctttactttactttacttttcaaCCCCCCCTCGTCTCGCACTCACACTCCACTATTCCCGTACTAGATTTCCGTCGGGTTCGTTCACCGTAGTATCTCTTTCCCGTAATCGTattataacaacaaaaaaaaaacaaatgcaacacaacaaaacctaaacaacacaaacaaaaaatcaaaacgaaaaaaaatgaaaaaaaaacgaaaaccacacaaaagaaaaacatgtgaaaaccaaaataaaaaaaaacaccgattgAGCGCCTACCGTTCAACCAACTGACATCACTCACGAAATGTTAGATCTTAGCGTATAAAGTTACTATTtgctcacaaaacaaaacaaaaaaaaacgttttttgtCGGACGGTGGTGCGGGGGGTTagattcacacacaaacacacacactcaaaaaagaaagaaagattattataacaatagcaaaaaaaaaaagaaattaaaaaacagtaagtcacaacacacacagtcacacaacaa
Proteins encoded in this window:
- the LOC125761145 gene encoding protein rolling stone-like isoform X2 — protein: MVTKIWSSCMPKPSSSPNRVERHHFYLCQWQSSTQVGICYLLYRLIVAIVFLAMLVCSVLDIGRSEPMFEHHYAKWWIYLTHWALIACTIQAWLAAIIVTKGLMIDRNEFEWNIHVARESRLHSVYWIAYTIATVYSFIVTIVYWMFVYDPSKNRVDAVNLMVHVLNSIIMLIDLTIVGHPIKLNHAYWTTGIGVAYALFSIVYYLAGGTDRHNDSSIYKMLDWTKPGKSIVICALGIFAVFLMHFLCYCLYCLRVWLYARVCVQGNNSKSSSHEKITSITRTLSSMEEAQRENFLNPTAVVDLK
- the LOC125761145 gene encoding protein rolling stone-like isoform X1; the protein is MVTKIWSSCMPKPSSSPNRVERHHFYLCQWQSSTQVGICYLLYRLIVAIVFLAMLVCSVLDIGRSEPMFEHHYAKWWIYLTHWALIACTIQAWLAAIIVTKGLMIDRNEFEWNIHVARESRLHSVYWIAYTIATVYSFIVTIVYWMFVYDPSKNRVDAVNLMVHVLNSIIMLIDLTIVGHPIKLNHAYWTTGIGVAYALFSIVYYLAGGTDRHNDSSIYKMLDWTKPGKSIVICALGIFAVFLMHFLCYCLYCLRVWLYARVCVQGNNSKSSSHEKITSITRTLSSMEEAQRENFLNPTAVVDLKESRHDGRGSRQVASLR